The following proteins are encoded in a genomic region of Mycolicibacterium rutilum:
- the ald gene encoding alanine dehydrogenase translates to MRVGIPTEIKNNEFRVAITPAGVAELVHRGHEVIIQSGAGDGSSISDADFKRAGAQLINSADQVWDEAELLLKVKEPIEAEYGRMREGQTLFTYLHLAASKPCTDALLASGTTSIAYETVQTADGALPLLAPMSEVAGRLSAQVGAYHLMRSQGGRGVLMGGVPGVAPADVVVIGGGTAGYNAARVAAGMGAHVTVFDVSLNKLREVDAEFGGRIETRYSSILELEDAVKRADLVIGAVLVPGAKAPKLVTNSTVAHMKPGAVLVDIAIDQGGCFEDSRPTTHDDPTFAVHDTIFYCVANMPGAVPRTSTFALTNATMPYVLKLADRGWRAACQADAALAKGLSTHEGALLSEQVASDLELPFTDPASVLV, encoded by the coding sequence ATGCGCGTCGGCATCCCGACCGAGATCAAGAACAACGAGTTCCGTGTCGCCATCACCCCTGCCGGGGTCGCCGAGTTGGTGCACCGCGGCCACGAGGTCATCATCCAGTCCGGCGCGGGCGACGGCTCGTCGATCTCCGACGCCGACTTCAAGCGCGCAGGCGCGCAGCTCATCAACAGCGCCGACCAGGTGTGGGACGAGGCCGAGCTGCTGCTGAAGGTCAAGGAGCCGATCGAAGCCGAGTACGGCCGCATGCGCGAAGGCCAGACCCTGTTCACCTACCTGCACCTGGCCGCATCCAAGCCGTGCACCGACGCCCTGCTCGCCTCCGGGACCACCTCGATCGCCTACGAGACGGTCCAGACCGCCGATGGCGCCCTGCCGCTGCTGGCCCCGATGAGCGAGGTGGCCGGCCGGCTGTCGGCCCAGGTCGGCGCCTATCACCTGATGCGCAGCCAGGGCGGCCGCGGCGTGCTGATGGGCGGGGTGCCCGGGGTGGCGCCCGCCGACGTCGTCGTCATCGGCGGCGGCACGGCCGGTTACAACGCCGCGCGGGTCGCGGCCGGGATGGGCGCGCACGTCACCGTGTTCGACGTCAGCCTCAACAAGCTGCGCGAGGTCGACGCCGAATTCGGCGGGCGCATCGAGACCCGCTACTCCTCGATCCTCGAACTCGAGGATGCGGTCAAGCGTGCCGACCTGGTGATCGGCGCGGTGCTGGTGCCCGGCGCCAAGGCGCCCAAGCTGGTGACCAACTCGACCGTCGCCCACATGAAGCCCGGGGCGGTGCTCGTCGACATCGCCATCGACCAGGGTGGCTGCTTCGAGGACTCCCGGCCCACCACCCACGACGACCCGACGTTCGCCGTGCACGACACGATCTTCTACTGCGTCGCCAACATGCCTGGCGCCGTGCCGCGCACCTCGACGTTCGCGCTGACCAACGCCACCATGCCGTACGTGCTGAAACTGGCCGACCGGGGCTGGCGCGCGGCGTGCCAGGCCGACGCCGCGCTGGCCAAGGGACTGTCGACGCACGAGGGCGCCCTGCTGTCCGAGCAGGTCGCCAGTGATCTCGAGCTGCCCTTCACCGATCCGGCATCCGTGCTGGTCTAG